From a region of the Mytilus galloprovincialis chromosome 3, xbMytGall1.hap1.1, whole genome shotgun sequence genome:
- the LOC143069848 gene encoding putative inactive glycosyltransferase 25 family member 3, translating to MTKDYLDHAGVTLLPGYLDPYLQRPMTFGEVGCFLSHYKIWKDIEKNGYKRALILEDDAKFTPMFRRKWGRIFADVQEFVSNWDLL from the exons ATGACAAAAGACTATCTAGATCATGCCGGGGTGACATTGCTTCCTGGATATCTGGATCCTTATTTACAAAG ACCGATGACATTTGGTGAAGTTGGGTGTTTCCTGAGCCATTATAAGATTTGGAAAGAT ATTGAAAAGAACGGATATAAAAGGGCACTAATACTGGAAGATGATGCAAAATTTACACCAATGTTCAGACGAAAATGGGGGAGAATATTTGCTGATGTACAAGAGTTTGTTTCAAACTGGGATTTATTGTAA